A window of the Alnus glutinosa chromosome 4, dhAlnGlut1.1, whole genome shotgun sequence genome harbors these coding sequences:
- the LOC133866554 gene encoding uncharacterized protein LOC133866554 isoform X1, which yields MFSQCCCWSVSTSSWASTHSWVSAKHRLGNNSCRTEPFLLLRMRARQPKSSPLRPTCLGAELFDQFGQLAHNKVLLAAGGSAAIGQLSKPFTSVLLYGKDLDFRATIQAGGFPSTHSSAVVATAATIGLERGLSDSIFGLTVVYAGLVMYDAQGVRREVGNHAKVLNKVLAKIHLNSVHNKDRDDSIDSQPGPSLPISLESLGPLLSEEAGSFTSKPIKSPLLLRSDDKMRQNNEAVLSSALAADVEEGSERSSDNSIPLKESIGHTEVEVIAGALLGFFVSLAVYTIP from the exons ATGTTCTCGCAGTGTTGCTGTTGGAGCGTTTCCACGTCTTCCTGGGCTTCTACTCATTCATGGGTATCCGCAAAGCACCGCCTTGGTAACAATTCTTGCCGAACAGaaccatttcttcttcttcgcatGAGAGCGAGACAGCCCAAATCCTCTCCTTTAAGGCCCACTTGTCTCGGAGCTGAATTGTTCGACCAGTTTGGGCAACTCGCCCACAACAAG GTTTTACTTGCGGCCGGGGGTTCTGCTGCAATTGGGCAGCTCTCTAAGCCCTTCACTTCTGTGCTTCTCTATGGAAAAGACTTGGATTTCAGGGCTACCATTCAGGCTGGAGGCTTCCCGTCTACCCACTCCTCT GCAGTGGTGGCCACCGCGGCAACCATTGGCTTGGAAAG GGGTCTCTCAGATTCAATTTTTGGCCTAACGGTTGTTTATGCTGGCCTTGTTATGTATGATGCGCAG GGTGTGAGAAGAGAAGTAGGAAATCATGCAAAAGTGCTGAACAAAGTGCTGGCCAAGATACACTTAAATTCAGTTCACAATAAGGATAGAGATGATTCTATTGATTCTCAACCGGGACCCTCATTGCCGATAAGTTTGGAGAGCCTTGGGCCCCTCTTGTCTGAGGAAGCAGGTTCTTTCACATCAAAACCAATAAAGTCTCCTCTGTTACTTAGATCAGATGACAAAATGAGGCAAAATAATGAGGCAGTGCTGTCTTCTGCCTTAGCCGCTGATGTTGAAGAAGGATCAGAAAGAAGTAGTGATAATTCAATTCCATTAAAAGAATCAATCGGCCATACTGAGGTTGAAGTCATAGCAGGTGCTCTGCTTGGTTTCTTTGTTAGCTTGGCTGTATATACCATACCATGA
- the LOC133866554 gene encoding uncharacterized protein LOC133866554 isoform X2 encodes MFSQCCCWSVSTSSWASTHSWVSAKHRLGNNSCRTEPFLLLRMRARQPKSSPLRPTCLGAELFDQFGQLAHNKVLLAAGGSAAIGQLSKPFTSVLLYGKDLDFRATIQAGGFPSTHSSAVVATAATIGLERGLSDSIFGLTVVYAGLVMYDAQGVRREVGNHAKVLNKVLAKIHLNSVHNKDRDDSIDSQPGPSLPISLESLGPLLSEEAGSFTSKPIKSPLLLRSDDKMRQNNEAVLSSALAADVEEGSERSSDNSIPLKESIGHTEVEVIAELSRHIKAHV; translated from the exons ATGTTCTCGCAGTGTTGCTGTTGGAGCGTTTCCACGTCTTCCTGGGCTTCTACTCATTCATGGGTATCCGCAAAGCACCGCCTTGGTAACAATTCTTGCCGAACAGaaccatttcttcttcttcgcatGAGAGCGAGACAGCCCAAATCCTCTCCTTTAAGGCCCACTTGTCTCGGAGCTGAATTGTTCGACCAGTTTGGGCAACTCGCCCACAACAAG GTTTTACTTGCGGCCGGGGGTTCTGCTGCAATTGGGCAGCTCTCTAAGCCCTTCACTTCTGTGCTTCTCTATGGAAAAGACTTGGATTTCAGGGCTACCATTCAGGCTGGAGGCTTCCCGTCTACCCACTCCTCT GCAGTGGTGGCCACCGCGGCAACCATTGGCTTGGAAAG GGGTCTCTCAGATTCAATTTTTGGCCTAACGGTTGTTTATGCTGGCCTTGTTATGTATGATGCGCAG GGTGTGAGAAGAGAAGTAGGAAATCATGCAAAAGTGCTGAACAAAGTGCTGGCCAAGATACACTTAAATTCAGTTCACAATAAGGATAGAGATGATTCTATTGATTCTCAACCGGGACCCTCATTGCCGATAAGTTTGGAGAGCCTTGGGCCCCTCTTGTCTGAGGAAGCAGGTTCTTTCACATCAAAACCAATAAAGTCTCCTCTGTTACTTAGATCAGATGACAAAATGAGGCAAAATAATGAGGCAGTGCTGTCTTCTGCCTTAGCCGCTGATGTTGAAGAAGGATCAGAAAGAAGTAGTGATAATTCAATTCCATTAAAAGAATCAATCGGCCATACTGAGGTTGAAGTCATAGCAG AACTTTCCAGGCATATCAAAGCACATGTATAA
- the LOC133866555 gene encoding uncharacterized protein LOC133866555 — protein sequence MSGAQGALPKESKTATTYESVPGGENKTKTVIQSKEDQGMIQIDKLQDKVVDAAGKGGPVFGAGKDENKQDLGVTGTGG from the coding sequence ATGTCAGGGGCACAGGGAGCACTGCCGAAGGAGTCGAAGACTGCAACAACGTACGAGTCGGTGCCAGGTGGAGAGAACAAGACCAAGACTGTCATACAATCAAAGGAAGATCAGGGGATGATTCAGATTGACAAGCTGCAGGACAAGGTCGTGGATGCCGCCGGAAAAGGTGGCCCCGTCTTTGGTGCCGGCAAAGATGAAAACAAGCAGGACCTGGGTGTTACTGGGACGGGCGGCTGA